The sequence ATTAGAAGAACTTGAAGCTATGAGATTAAAAGATATAGAAAAACTAAGTCAAGAAGAATGTGCACAAAAAATGAATGTTTCTAGACAGACTTTTCAGCTCATTATTGATTCTGCAAGGAAAAAAGTAGCACAGGCTTTAACCGAGGGAAAAGCTATAAATATCGAGGGTGGAAATTATACACTTAATATATGTAAATATAAATGCAATAATTGTGGTTTGATATTTGATGAAGCATATGAAAAAGAAGTTAGAAATTGTCCAAAATGTAATTCTAATGATATACAGTGTATAGATAAAGGTGTATTTTGCCATAAGAGATGTAGAAGACGAAAAGGATGTATTTTGTAAAGAAATCATCCTTTATTTTTTGACATTTTATGATTTAAGTATTATTTTGCAGAAAATATGGTATTTATGGAAATTAAGTAGATAGGTGATTAAAGTTGAAAAACTTTAAAATCTTTATTGAAATTTATATAATGAAAGTTGTATAATGATATGGAACCGGTAACATATTTGAACAAAACGATTTCTTTGATAATTTAGGAGGAACAAAAATGGCTGTTACTATAAAAGATATAGCAAAGGCTGCAGGAGTATCTAGAGCAACGGTTTCAAGGGTTTTAAACGATTCAGGATATGTCAGGGAAGAAACTAGGCAAAAGGTTTTAAAGGCAATAAAAGAATTAAATTACACTCCAAGTGCCATAGCGAGGAGTTTGTCTACAAGTAGAACAAATACAATAGGTGTTATAGTACCAGAAATAAACAATCCTTTTTTTGGTGAAATAATTAAAGGTATTAGTCAGGTAGCTGATGAACACAATTTAAACATAATTTTATGTAATACAGACGATAATAAAGAAAAAGAGCTGAAAGCTCTTAAGCTCCTTAAACAGCAGAGAATAGAAGGAATAATTATAACTCCTACTTATCCAGAAGATGAATTTAATAGAGAATATTTAAGTAGTCTTGAAAACTTAGGAATTCCAATAGTTTTATTAGACGGACATGTTGAGTATTTTAATTTTAGTGGAGTTTTTATAGATCATATAAAAGGAGCTTATGATGCAGCAACTGCTTTAATAGAAGCAGGACATAGAAAGATAGCAATAATTACTGGATATATGAATTCAAGACCAGCAAGAGAAAGATTAATAGGATATAAAAAGGCTTTAGAGATTAATAATATACCAGTTGAAGAAAAATATATTTTTTATGGAGATTATACCCATGAAACTGCATACAACATAACAAAAGAAATATTGAATATGAAAGATAGACCTACTGCCATTTTTGTAATGAGTAATATGATGATTTTAGGATGTATGAAAGCTTTTTATGAAGAAAATATAAGAGTTCCAGAAGATATGGCTATAATAGGTTTTGATAAAATAGATGTACTAAATATTATAGGAATGAATATAAGTTTTGTAAATGGTCCAACTATTGAAATGGGCAAAATGGGTATGAAGATACTTATTGAAAGTTTAAATAATGGAAAAGATGTTAAGGAGCTAAAGAGGATTATTTTGATGCCAAAACTTGTTTTGAAAGGTTCAGAAAAATTAGTTAAAAAGTAAATTTATTGGATATTATAAATAATTTAATATTAATTAAAATGTAACCGGTTACATTTTACTAAGGTTAATTTATGTTTAATTTAAAATAAATAAAAAGGAGATGGAAAAGA comes from Caminicella sporogenes DSM 14501 and encodes:
- a CDS encoding DUF134 domain-containing protein; its protein translation is MPRPVKPRRIAFMPENKYFVPLGKRKCELDEIKLKLEELEAMRLKDIEKLSQEECAQKMNVSRQTFQLIIDSARKKVAQALTEGKAINIEGGNYTLNICKYKCNNCGLIFDEAYEKEVRNCPKCNSNDIQCIDKGVFCHKRCRRRKGCIL
- a CDS encoding LacI family DNA-binding transcriptional regulator, which produces MAVTIKDIAKAAGVSRATVSRVLNDSGYVREETRQKVLKAIKELNYTPSAIARSLSTSRTNTIGVIVPEINNPFFGEIIKGISQVADEHNLNIILCNTDDNKEKELKALKLLKQQRIEGIIITPTYPEDEFNREYLSSLENLGIPIVLLDGHVEYFNFSGVFIDHIKGAYDAATALIEAGHRKIAIITGYMNSRPARERLIGYKKALEINNIPVEEKYIFYGDYTHETAYNITKEILNMKDRPTAIFVMSNMMILGCMKAFYEENIRVPEDMAIIGFDKIDVLNIIGMNISFVNGPTIEMGKMGMKILIESLNNGKDVKELKRIILMPKLVLKGSEKLVKK